From one Salmo salar chromosome ssa09, Ssal_v3.1, whole genome shotgun sequence genomic stretch:
- the LOC106612819 gene encoding claudin-4, whose product MVSMGRQMLGFVLAIIGFLGTIIVCALPMWKVTAFIGANIVTAQVIWEGLWMNCVTQSTGQMQCKIYDSLLALPQDLQAARALSVIAIIASCFGILLGIAGGKCTNFVEDEASKAKVAIASGIIFIVAGVLILVPVCWSANTIIRDFYNPLLVEAQRRELGASLYIGWGTAGLLILGGGLLCSSCPPKEERDDYPVKYSQARSTATSRAYV is encoded by the coding sequence ATGGTGTCGATGGGAAGACAGATGCTGGGCTTCGTCCTGGCTATCATCGGGTTCCTGGGGACCATCATTGTGTGTGCCCTGCCTATGTGGAAAGTCACAGCCTTCATCGGAGCCAACATCGTGACTGCTCAGGTCATCTGGGAGGGCCTGTGGATGAACTGTGTAACCCAGAGCACGGGACAGATGCAGTGCAAGATCTACGACTCCCTTCTGGCCTTACCCCAGGACCTGCAAGCTGCCAGAGCTCTGAGCGTCATTGCCATCATCGCGTCATGCTTCGGCATCCTCCTGGGAATTGCTGGAGGAAAGTGCACCAACTTCGTGGAGGATGAGGCTTCCAAAGCTAAAGTAGCCATTGCCAGTGGGATCATTTTCATCGTGGCTGGCGTCCTCATCCTCGTCCCTGTCTGCTGGTCCGCCAACACCATCATCAGGGATTTCTACAACCCCCTGTTGGTCGAGGCCCAGAGGAGGGAGCTGGGGGCCTCGCTATACATCGGCTGGGGCACCGCAGGGCTCCTGATCCTGGGAGGGGGTCTCCTCTGCAGCTCCTGCCCACCCAAGGAGGAGCGTGACGACTACCCAGTGAAGTACTCACAGGCAAGATCCACAGCTACCAGCAGAGCTTATGTTTGA